One Syntrophobacterales bacterium genomic window carries:
- a CDS encoding RICIN domain-containing protein, whose protein sequence is MKNMKRIMLLGLLCAGFGMLALGGFNVCYGASVIHSGTCLDVDGGRTANGTVVHIWQCQAGNRNQDWTFDNGRIVWTGTNKCLDVDGGRTANGTKVQIWDCQNGNTNQRWSLDTNFPGKIVWMGGKCLDVNAGGTATGTKVQTWDCMAGNDNQQWIVK, encoded by the coding sequence ATGAAAAACATGAAAAGAATTATGCTGTTAGGTTTGTTGTGTGCGGGCTTTGGCATGCTTGCGTTGGGTGGCTTCAATGTCTGCTATGGGGCAAGCGTGATACACAGCGGAACTTGCTTAGATGTCGACGGCGGTCGTACTGCCAACGGCACTGTTGTCCACATATGGCAATGCCAGGCGGGAAACCGTAACCAGGATTGGACTTTTGATAATGGCAGGATAGTCTGGACGGGCACCAATAAATGTTTAGATGTCGACGGCGGTCGCACTGCCAACGGCACCAAGGTCCAGATTTGGGATTGCCAAAACGGAAACACCAATCAGCGATGGTCTCTCGATACTAATTTTCCTGGCAAAATAGTCTGGATGGGTGGCAAATGCTTAGATGTCAACGCCGGTGGTACGGCCACTGGCACCAAAGTCCAGACTTGGGACTGCATGGCGGGGAACGATAACCAGCAATGGATCGTTAAGTAA
- a CDS encoding RICIN domain-containing protein: protein MIHSGTCLDVAGGGTANGTVVHIWQCQAGNRNQDWTFDNGRIVWTGTNKCLDVNAGGTANGTKVQSWDCQNGNTNQRWSLDTNFPGKIVWTGTNKCLDVNAGGTANGTKVQTWDCMAGNGNQQWTIGELNLNPPANSVKAVHGNTDWNIDTANAFLFGKNMAGSQTTQHYAPNTWSKTHSHIGLTNTSKYYYDKSRVSTGADTDVLNGIDQTMLFFYTGHGNPTIWNTLGDNATQSSVLLANSNGGGKLRYYWQCSCAVFAHGPETCTPRGTFSYSCPNKFNGAADSVSMRNVFQRWGSALNSSLRMACGGSTSMYCNTDQVDRVWSNYARGYTVAQMFLDGFGQGGAYGVVPLCITMGGDDITKTPLYDTSFTNAPNTSGNTHYHLMYPAGTQQSSSNQLSARQITQQLPKFKVAQATPPPKLVKALSTSGTSLEVASPLLAGGKARLERVSGTGALHLDSGQIAKPGRKTLTEKEYIKHAASFLSEQEWSEQQTAEPMVTRYTTVSMPVAGQPSEMQETQAGVTVQYKRVVQAGGASLEVLGTAGTIRVQMDNEGTVLRATKLWQKLEPISSSFAVKDFEAARAEAMKQLHAADSYQLNQWKLGYRQVSVGADQDELRPVYQFAFVPAKQHDIEHPPQLIEVSALKQ from the coding sequence GTGATACACAGCGGAACTTGCTTAGATGTCGCGGGTGGTGGCACCGCCAACGGCACTGTTGTCCACATATGGCAATGCCAGGCGGGAAACCGTAACCAGGATTGGACTTTTGATAATGGCAGGATAGTCTGGACGGGCACCAATAAATGTTTAGATGTCAACGCCGGTGGTACGGCCAACGGCACCAAGGTCCAGAGTTGGGATTGCCAAAACGGAAACACCAATCAGCGATGGTCTCTCGATACTAATTTTCCTGGCAAAATAGTCTGGACGGGCACCAATAAATGTTTAGATGTCAACGCCGGTGGTACGGCCAATGGCACCAAAGTCCAGACTTGGGACTGCATGGCGGGGAACGGTAACCAGCAATGGACAATCGGCGAGTTGAACCTCAATCCACCCGCCAACAGCGTTAAAGCCGTGCATGGGAACACGGATTGGAACATCGACACAGCCAATGCGTTTCTCTTCGGCAAGAACATGGCGGGGAGCCAGACCACGCAACACTATGCGCCTAACACTTGGAGCAAGACACACAGCCACATCGGGCTGACAAACACTTCAAAGTATTATTACGACAAGAGCCGCGTGAGTACAGGCGCCGACACCGATGTCTTGAACGGGATCGACCAGACGATGCTGTTTTTTTATACCGGCCACGGTAACCCCACGATCTGGAACACGCTGGGCGATAATGCTACCCAAAGTTCGGTGTTGTTGGCGAATTCCAATGGCGGAGGCAAACTCCGCTACTACTGGCAATGTTCGTGTGCGGTTTTTGCCCACGGCCCTGAGACTTGCACACCGAGGGGTACTTTCAGCTACTCTTGCCCGAATAAGTTCAACGGCGCTGCTGACTCCGTTTCTATGCGCAACGTCTTCCAGCGCTGGGGTTCTGCGCTGAACAGTTCCTTGCGCATGGCCTGCGGGGGATCCACCTCAATGTATTGCAATACCGACCAGGTGGATCGGGTGTGGAGCAACTACGCACGCGGTTATACCGTGGCACAAATGTTCCTTGACGGATTCGGCCAGGGAGGGGCGTATGGCGTTGTCCCGCTGTGCATCACAATGGGTGGCGATGACATTACCAAGACGCCTTTGTATGACACCAGCTTTACCAATGCGCCAAACACCTCTGGCAACACTCACTACCATCTGATGTATCCTGCGGGAACTCAACAATCGAGTTCAAACCAGCTGTCCGCAAGGCAAATCACGCAGCAGTTACCCAAGTTCAAGGTGGCCCAGGCCACGCCGCCACCCAAGCTGGTCAAGGCGCTGAGCACGTCCGGAACGTCCTTGGAGGTAGCCTCCCCGCTGCTGGCCGGCGGTAAAGCCAGGTTGGAGCGTGTTTCCGGCACCGGCGCGTTACACCTTGATTCCGGGCAAATCGCCAAGCCAGGCAGAAAAACGCTCACCGAAAAGGAATATATCAAACATGCCGCGAGCTTCCTCAGCGAGCAGGAATGGAGCGAGCAGCAAACAGCCGAGCCGATGGTCACCCGCTACACGACGGTCAGTATGCCGGTGGCGGGCCAGCCGTCCGAGATGCAAGAGACTCAGGCCGGCGTGACCGTCCAGTACAAACGCGTTGTCCAGGCTGGTGGCGCGTCACTCGAAGTGCTTGGCACGGCCGGGACCATCCGCGTGCAGATGGACAATGAAGGAACCGTGCTGAGAGCCACGAAGCTTTGGCAAAAGCTTGAGCCAATCAGCTCGTCCTTCGCCGTAAAGGACTTTGAAGCTGCGCGGGCCGAAGCCATGAAACAACTCCACGCAGCGGACAGCTATCAACTCAACCAATGGAAGCTGGGCTATAGGCAGGTGTCCGTTGGGGCCGATCAGGACGAGCTGAGGCCTGTGTACCAGTTCGCCTTTGTCCCGGCAAAGCAGCACGACATTGAGCATCCGCCGCAACTCATTGAGGTGTCCGCACTGAAACAGTAA
- the thiE gene encoding thiamine phosphate synthase, translating to MKKTPFEKDIYIISDRVDVLKEAVEDGAAIVQLRDKSGDKQEILRKALEIVAFRQVRPFIFILNDDPELAVKAGADGVHVGQDTSTEETRRKMSPDMILGKTTHNLKQARQAIYDGADYISVGPVHATPTKPGRQAVGLSYVREAAENLNIPFVVIGGIDLTNIDDVLDAGARTVGVVRACGDTRELLARVKGKKIED from the coding sequence ATGAAGAAAACACCTTTTGAAAAAGATATTTATATTATCTCCGACAGGGTCGATGTGCTGAAAGAGGCCGTGGAAGATGGGGCTGCCATCGTTCAACTCCGTGACAAATCAGGAGACAAACAGGAAATTTTGAGGAAAGCTTTGGAAATTGTGGCGTTCAGGCAGGTCAGGCCCTTTATTTTTATTCTGAACGATGACCCTGAGCTTGCGGTGAAAGCAGGTGCGGACGGTGTTCACGTGGGCCAGGACACGTCTACCGAGGAAACCAGAAGAAAGATGAGTCCTGACATGATATTGGGCAAGACGACGCACAACCTTAAACAGGCGAGGCAGGCCATTTATGACGGCGCGGATTATATATCGGTGGGACCCGTACACGCGACACCCACAAAACCTGGAAGACAAGCCGTGGGACTCTCGTACGTGAGAGAGGCAGCCGAAAATCTCAATATACCGTTTGTGGTGATTGGTGGGATTGATCTTACAAATATTGATGACGTTCTTGACGCAGGGGCTAGGACCGTGGGAGTGGTGAGGGCCTGCGGCGATACCAGGGAATTACTTGCCAGGGTCAAGGGTAAAAAAATTGAAGATTAA
- the thiS gene encoding sulfur carrier protein ThiS: MKINVNGKAVEISEKTTLLEFVEVRGIRDGVIAELNGRVVPRNVWADMVLSDGDCLEMVSLVGGG; the protein is encoded by the coding sequence TTGAAGATTAACGTAAACGGCAAAGCCGTTGAGATATCGGAGAAGACCACTCTATTGGAATTCGTTGAAGTGCGCGGAATACGGGATGGCGTCATTGCGGAGCTCAATGGGCGGGTTGTGCCAAGGAATGTGTGGGCTGACATGGTGCTTTCGGACGGCGACTGCCTAGAGATGGTATCTCTTGTGGGAGGGGGTTAG
- a CDS encoding thiazole synthase produces MRDVLTIGGRELSSRFLLGTGKFQSKEKMREAIVRSGTGIVTVALRRIDLEQSDENITSFIPQEVILLVNTSGARNAKEAVRIAHIAREAGYGNWVKIEVINDSRYLLPDNAETVKATGALSAEGFVVLPYMSPDLYTAKALVEAGAAAVMPLGSLIGSNQGLKMRVLLEVLVEEIGEVPVIVDAGIGRPSHAAEAMEMGADAVLVNTAVAAAGDPVAMAVAFARGIEAGRMAYLAGMSGERNLASASSPLTGFLYDE; encoded by the coding sequence ATGCGGGATGTGTTGACGATAGGAGGCAGAGAGCTTTCGAGTAGGTTTCTGCTGGGGACAGGGAAGTTCCAGAGTAAGGAGAAGATGAGAGAGGCCATTGTCCGTTCTGGTACGGGGATCGTAACTGTGGCGCTCAGACGTATCGACCTTGAACAGAGTGATGAAAATATTACTTCCTTCATCCCCCAAGAGGTAATCCTCCTGGTGAATACATCCGGCGCGAGGAATGCGAAGGAGGCGGTGCGGATCGCCCATATTGCCCGTGAAGCGGGATACGGAAATTGGGTGAAAATTGAAGTCATAAACGACAGTCGATATCTGCTGCCGGACAACGCTGAGACGGTCAAGGCTACCGGGGCCCTCTCGGCGGAAGGATTTGTGGTTCTTCCCTATATGAGTCCTGATCTCTATACAGCGAAAGCTCTGGTGGAGGCCGGAGCGGCTGCTGTCATGCCCCTGGGTTCTCTGATTGGTTCTAACCAGGGGCTTAAGATGAGAGTGCTCCTCGAAGTGCTCGTTGAAGAGATTGGGGAGGTCCCCGTTATCGTGGACGCAGGGATCGGGCGTCCCTCCCATGCGGCGGAAGCAATGGAAATGGGCGCCGACGCTGTACTCGTAAACACTGCGGTGGCGGCAGCGGGAGACCCTGTGGCGATGGCGGTTGCGTTTGCGAGGGGCATAGAGGCGGGTAGAATGGCTTATCTGGCCGGGATGAGCGGTGAGCGGAATTTGGCCAGCGCTTCATCGCCGCTCACAGGGTTCCTCTACGATGAATAG
- the thiH gene encoding 2-iminoacetate synthase ThiH: MNRRFSINPLRLTIDDLDHVFHSEDRGVLEDLAQAAQALTRQHFGRAISLYAPLYISNYCQNECAYCGFQAASTGIARKKLTYEDIDRECRALAATGIRSCLILTGESRFHSPPSYIKEAITIALRHFPNITLEVYPLETEEYRGLYYAGADGVTLYHETYDRNRYDELHLSGPKKNYGYRYQAPERIARAGFRHISMGALLGLSDWREDVPQFFRHIRYMEKRYPGVEYTLSFPRLRPVANDDCRYFEVPDRDMVKIMCAGRLLFPRAGINLSTREDACFRDRIIDFGVTKMSGGSLTTVGGYSDWQNTYEKGQFDVHDRRSVDEIKSMLINKGYDPVFTDWRNIANQNL, from the coding sequence ATGAATAGAAGGTTTTCAATTAACCCGCTGAGGCTCACTATTGACGACCTCGACCATGTATTTCACTCGGAAGACAGGGGAGTGCTTGAGGACCTGGCCCAAGCAGCCCAGGCATTAACGCGACAGCACTTCGGAAGAGCAATCAGTCTCTACGCTCCGCTCTACATATCGAATTACTGTCAGAACGAGTGCGCATACTGCGGATTTCAGGCGGCCTCTACCGGCATTGCGCGAAAAAAACTCACCTATGAGGATATTGACAGAGAATGCAGGGCCCTTGCTGCCACTGGCATTAGAAGCTGCCTAATCCTTACCGGGGAATCCCGCTTTCACTCTCCTCCGTCGTATATTAAAGAGGCGATAACCATCGCACTCAGGCACTTCCCAAATATTACCCTTGAAGTATACCCGCTCGAAACAGAGGAGTACAGGGGACTGTATTACGCCGGAGCCGACGGGGTGACACTATATCACGAGACATATGACAGGAATAGGTACGATGAACTGCATCTTTCGGGGCCGAAGAAGAACTACGGTTATCGCTATCAAGCCCCGGAGAGGATAGCCAGGGCGGGGTTCAGGCATATTTCTATGGGAGCACTTCTGGGACTCTCGGATTGGCGGGAAGATGTTCCCCAGTTCTTTAGACACATCCGTTACATGGAAAAAAGATACCCTGGCGTTGAATATACTCTTTCCTTCCCCCGGTTGCGCCCCGTGGCTAACGATGATTGCCGTTACTTTGAGGTGCCTGACCGTGATATGGTTAAGATTATGTGTGCGGGGCGGCTCCTGTTTCCACGCGCCGGGATCAATCTTTCCACTAGGGAGGATGCGTGTTTCAGAGACCGGATTATTGATTTCGGAGTCACCAAGATGTCGGGTGGTTCTCTCACCACCGTAGGTGGATATAGTGATTGGCAGAATACATATGAAAAAGGTCAGTTTGACGTCCATGACCGGCGAAGCGTGGATGAGATCAAATCCATGCTCATAAACAAGGGGTATGATCCCGTATTTACGGACTGGCGTAATATTGCAAACCAGAACCTGTAA
- a CDS encoding ABC transporter substrate-binding protein: MIIRKCTSFLLLGIFFLIPLLACAAADIRFGTLPVIQCLPVFVAAERGYFKEQGITVELVPFNSSLEKDVAFTSGQISGYFGDIPTCMVLSANKVPIKITAVVHNTTKSQRMFALVLAPKFAGRELKDVVGNGVAVSSNTVLDFLTGKFFSIKGIPINQVKMVEIKNIPIRLQMLMVGQVAVAVLPEPLVALSEMKGGKVLMDDGGKGWSATVLSFHQGFLSQQPDKVRLFLKAVAKASDYINKNPKDVRAVMNRECRIPGQLKSGFPVPEFSKLVLPTSDQVDDVYRWLYQKGTIKVGVVVPYMQVVADGYLP; the protein is encoded by the coding sequence ATGATAATTCGCAAATGTACAAGTTTTCTTCTGTTGGGGATATTTTTTCTGATTCCTTTACTTGCTTGTGCGGCGGCCGACATCCGGTTCGGCACGTTGCCGGTGATTCAGTGTCTTCCAGTCTTCGTGGCCGCCGAGAGAGGATATTTCAAAGAGCAGGGTATTACCGTGGAACTTGTCCCGTTCAATTCCTCCCTTGAGAAAGATGTGGCTTTTACGTCGGGACAGATATCGGGGTATTTCGGAGATATCCCGACATGCATGGTGCTAAGCGCCAATAAAGTACCTATCAAAATAACGGCTGTGGTCCACAATACGACGAAAAGTCAGAGAATGTTTGCCCTTGTTCTAGCGCCTAAGTTTGCGGGCAGGGAGCTTAAAGATGTTGTTGGCAATGGCGTTGCGGTCAGTTCCAATACAGTTCTTGATTTTCTCACGGGAAAGTTTTTTTCCATAAAAGGCATTCCCATCAATCAGGTGAAAATGGTGGAGATAAAGAATATCCCCATCCGCTTGCAGATGCTCATGGTGGGCCAGGTGGCGGTGGCGGTTCTTCCTGAACCTCTGGTCGCGCTTTCCGAAATGAAGGGCGGAAAAGTACTGATGGACGACGGCGGGAAAGGATGGTCGGCAACGGTCCTTTCGTTCCACCAAGGATTTCTGAGCCAGCAGCCCGATAAAGTAAGGTTGTTTCTCAAGGCCGTGGCAAAGGCTTCGGACTATATCAATAAGAACCCCAAGGACGTGCGGGCCGTGATGAACCGAGAGTGCAGGATACCGGGTCAGTTGAAGTCCGGCTTCCCGGTACCGGAATTCTCCAAACTTGTCCTCCCCACTTCTGACCAGGTAGACGATGTATATCGCTGGCTCTATCAGAAAGGGACGATCAAGGTGGGAGTAGTAGTACCGTACATGCAAGTGGTGGCAGATGGCTACCTCCCATGA
- a CDS encoding ATP-binding cassette domain-containing protein, whose product MATSHELLRVDGLGKTFLGGPGPKVVLRDIAFDLSRKDSLAIVGPSGCGKTTLLLMIAGLIPATKGGVWLEGEEVAGPSKKIALVLQHYGLLPWKTVEDNVSLGARLQRIAVPDGELQDVKRTLGIEGLDHLYPAQLSGGQRQRVALARAILLRPSLLLLDEPFAAIDTITRERLQNGLLAVFNQRQFSFIIVTHSFDEAVFMGKRIMVFDNEMGIATILNNPAAGDPEYRSSPEFFRRNLELRKVLE is encoded by the coding sequence ATGGCTACCTCCCATGAACTCCTGCGGGTGGACGGTCTCGGCAAAACCTTTCTTGGCGGACCCGGCCCTAAGGTCGTACTTAGAGATATCGCATTTGACCTTTCCCGTAAGGACTCTCTTGCTATTGTAGGGCCTTCGGGATGTGGGAAGACAACGCTTCTGCTTATGATTGCCGGACTGATCCCTGCGACAAAAGGGGGCGTATGGCTGGAAGGAGAAGAGGTTGCAGGACCATCCAAAAAGATTGCCTTGGTGCTTCAGCACTATGGACTTCTGCCATGGAAGACAGTGGAGGATAACGTGTCTCTTGGCGCGCGGCTCCAGAGAATCGCGGTCCCTGACGGGGAGTTGCAGGACGTGAAGAGAACGCTCGGTATCGAAGGTCTTGATCATCTTTATCCGGCCCAGCTTTCCGGCGGCCAGCGGCAGCGCGTCGCCCTTGCGAGGGCGATACTTCTCAGACCAAGCCTGTTGCTGCTTGATGAGCCCTTTGCCGCAATTGACACGATCACTCGGGAACGACTCCAGAACGGTCTGCTTGCTGTATTCAATCAGAGACAGTTCAGTTTTATTATCGTAACCCATAGTTTCGACGAGGCGGTTTTCATGGGAAAGAGAATCATGGTGTTTGACAACGAGATGGGCATTGCTACAATTCTTAATAATCCCGCAGCAGGCGACCCCGAATACCGGAGCAGTCCCGAGTTCTTTCGACGGAACCTTGAGCTGAGGAAAGTTCTCGAATAA
- a CDS encoding ABC transporter permease: MKKRQFFAYATTVLLIYVLWYILALLLGSSLFPDPVLVFSQGVQEIGENTFWGHVGASMFRIFMGLFIAFIMAVPLGLFLGSNPSFDRLFAPLIYLGYPIPKIVLMPIIFVLFGLGDTSKIVLITMIIFFQLLITTRDAARSIDTEVVYSLKSLGGSRLDFYRHVVWPVSLPGIFTSLRIVTGTAVAVLFFVESIGTNEGLGFYIIDAWGRADYATMFVGIIALSVIGIVLYEAFDILERRYCRWKNV; this comes from the coding sequence ATGAAGAAACGGCAGTTTTTCGCCTATGCAACCACGGTCCTTCTCATATATGTTCTATGGTATATCCTCGCGCTCCTTTTGGGAAGCTCCCTTTTTCCCGACCCTGTGCTGGTTTTTTCTCAAGGTGTGCAAGAGATAGGAGAGAACACGTTCTGGGGGCATGTAGGCGCCAGTATGTTCCGCATATTTATGGGGCTTTTCATCGCCTTTATCATGGCTGTTCCCTTAGGGTTGTTCTTGGGGAGCAACCCCAGCTTCGACCGCCTTTTCGCGCCCCTTATCTATCTGGGCTACCCCATCCCGAAAATAGTCCTCATGCCCATTATCTTCGTTCTTTTCGGATTAGGGGATACGAGTAAAATAGTCCTCATTACCATGATTATTTTTTTTCAACTTCTCATTACCACGAGGGATGCGGCCCGGTCCATCGATACCGAAGTGGTCTATTCCCTGAAATCTCTGGGAGGAAGCCGCCTTGACTTCTATCGTCACGTCGTGTGGCCTGTCTCTCTGCCGGGCATATTCACGTCGCTTCGTATTGTCACAGGTACTGCAGTGGCAGTCCTTTTTTTTGTTGAGTCCATAGGGACAAATGAAGGTTTGGGTTTCTACATCATAGACGCATGGGGCAGGGCTGATTACGCCACCATGTTTGTAGGCATCATTGCTCTCTCTGTGATTGGGATTGTCCTTTATGAGGCTTTTGACATCCTCGAAAGAAGGTATTGCAGGTGGAAAAATGTGTAG
- the menA gene encoding 1,4-dihydroxy-2-naphthoate octaprenyltransferase translates to MKLKAWIQASRPPFFITTLMPLVIGWVLAKDGDSHGFKFFLVIIAALMVHLATNLANDYFEHKEGTDEGEAIGGSRVIQEGKLSPQAILNAIIVLYFLAFVGAFYLMITYDLFVLSPMIIFASLSSLFYVAPPVRYGYRGLGEVFVGINMGPIMVLGTYWVMTGRADLRPLFVSIPVGLMVASILYYQSLPDMKTDRQAGKRTLAVRLGKKGSYRGLIFFFIAIYGSIAALTLAGFLSCLSGLCLLGVPVFLRMLAIVRSTDDWVLLDRYGKYIRILYFINSLAIVAGTA, encoded by the coding sequence ATGAAGCTGAAGGCTTGGATACAGGCGAGCCGTCCGCCGTTTTTCATTACCACTCTTATGCCTCTTGTAATTGGATGGGTGCTCGCGAAAGACGGGGATTCGCACGGGTTCAAGTTTTTCCTGGTTATAATCGCGGCGCTTATGGTCCATCTCGCCACCAACCTTGCCAACGACTATTTCGAGCATAAAGAGGGGACCGACGAGGGGGAGGCGATCGGTGGGTCGAGAGTCATACAGGAAGGGAAGTTGTCTCCACAAGCCATTCTTAACGCCATCATCGTTCTCTATTTCCTTGCTTTTGTTGGAGCTTTTTACCTGATGATTACCTATGATCTTTTTGTGTTATCCCCTATGATAATCTTTGCGTCCTTAAGCAGTCTCTTCTATGTGGCGCCGCCTGTTCGGTACGGGTATCGTGGCCTTGGGGAGGTGTTTGTGGGGATTAACATGGGACCGATCATGGTATTGGGGACGTATTGGGTAATGACAGGCCGTGCTGATTTGAGGCCTCTGTTCGTATCTATCCCGGTGGGTCTCATGGTGGCGTCAATCCTTTACTACCAGAGCCTGCCGGACATGAAGACGGATCGTCAGGCCGGGAAGCGTACCTTGGCAGTGAGACTGGGGAAGAAGGGCTCTTACCGGGGACTCATATTCTTTTTTATCGCCATTTATGGATCAATTGCGGCGCTGACACTGGCTGGTTTCCTCTCTTGTCTTTCGGGCCTCTGTCTTTTGGGTGTCCCTGTTTTTTTGAGGATGTTAGCCATAGTAAGGAGCACGGATGATTGGGTTCTCCTCGACAGATACGGGAAGTACATACGAATCCTCTACTTCATAAACAGTCTTGCCATAGTGGCGGGGACGGCTTAA
- a CDS encoding DNA-binding protein, whose protein sequence is MMKRFMIVLGLLIFVLTLFGFPKVAVARVKPWTGSRGWGLDAPYCCLYSIKTMETVEGIVVTVQRFIPRRGMSAGVHLLVRVGIDIVDVHLGPEWYLENQDITIQPKDQVEVKGSKVSFRGQSAIIAAEVRKGDDILRMRDENGFPAWIAWRRR, encoded by the coding sequence ATGATGAAACGGTTCATGATTGTACTTGGATTATTGATCTTTGTGCTGACTTTGTTTGGTTTTCCGAAAGTTGCCGTGGCCCGGGTCAAGCCATGGACGGGCAGCAGGGGTTGGGGACTTGATGCTCCGTATTGCTGTCTTTACAGTATCAAAACCATGGAGACCGTTGAAGGCATCGTGGTCACTGTTCAGCGTTTCATTCCGCGGAGAGGTATGTCGGCGGGCGTGCATCTGCTCGTGCGCGTGGGCATTGATATAGTTGATGTTCACCTGGGTCCCGAGTGGTACTTGGAGAATCAAGATATCACTATTCAACCAAAAGATCAGGTGGAAGTGAAAGGATCCAAAGTGTCGTTCCGCGGTCAGTCGGCAATAATAGCCGCTGAAGTCAGAAAGGGTGACGATATACTCAGGATGAGGGATGAGAATGGATTCCCTGCTTGGATCGCCTGGCGTCGGCGTTAG